One region of Bradyrhizobium betae genomic DNA includes:
- a CDS encoding TetR/AcrR family transcriptional regulator, with translation MQKATHRPQHSARPPGRPREFDMDIALDRAVRVFRERGYHATSIGDLTAAMRLATGSIYKAFRDKHAVFLAAFERYTARRQEQTRSAAARGANGRERLRHVLLSYVEQSQGSEGRRGCLVVGSAVELSAVDPVVGARVSAQLQTNESFIAGLIREGQADGSIPRHVAVDDTARLMICITQGLRVVGKARLPLDGDRLVGAAMKLLA, from the coding sequence ATGCAAAAAGCAACCCACCGCCCGCAACACTCTGCCCGTCCGCCCGGCCGTCCCCGGGAGTTCGACATGGACATCGCGCTGGACCGCGCCGTGCGGGTGTTCCGCGAGCGCGGCTATCACGCCACCTCGATTGGCGACCTCACCGCGGCGATGCGGCTTGCCACCGGCAGCATCTACAAGGCGTTTCGCGACAAGCATGCGGTGTTTCTCGCCGCCTTCGAGCGCTACACGGCGCGACGCCAGGAGCAGACCCGCAGTGCCGCGGCGCGCGGCGCAAATGGGCGCGAGCGGCTGCGCCACGTGCTGCTATCCTATGTCGAACAGTCCCAGGGCAGCGAAGGCCGGCGTGGCTGTCTCGTCGTCGGCAGCGCGGTCGAGTTGTCGGCGGTCGATCCCGTCGTCGGGGCCCGCGTCAGCGCGCAGCTCCAGACTAACGAGAGCTTCATCGCCGGCCTCATTCGCGAGGGGCAGGCCGACGGTTCGATTCCCCGCCATGTCGCGGTCGACGACACCGCGCGGCTGATGATCTGCATCACGCAGGGGCTGCGCGTCGTCGGCAAGGCGCGCCTGCCGCTCGACGGGGACCGCCTCGTCGGCGCCGCGATGAAGCTGCTTGCCTGA
- a CDS encoding N-carbamoyl-D-amino-acid hydrolase, which translates to MARFVNVAAGQLGPVARRETRTEVVTRLMALMRQAHANGCDLIVYPELALTTFFPRWYFEDQAEIDSFFEREMPGPETQSLFDLARELGIGFCLGFAELTVEAGVVSRYNTSILVEKSGATVLKYRKVHLPGHAEHEPWREFQHLEKRYFEPGNGFGVTEAFGGVMGMAICNDRRWSETYRVMGLQGVEMVMIGYNTPMHNPPAPEHDDLSLFHNHLVMQSGAYQNGTFVVGVAKAGVEEGVDHIGGSCIVAPSGEIIARCTTKGDEIALARCDLDLCNSYKRTTFNFDVHRQPKAYGMIVERKGVTTMADGTPVRKG; encoded by the coding sequence GTGGCGAGATTTGTGAATGTTGCGGCTGGTCAGCTCGGCCCGGTCGCAAGACGCGAAACGAGAACCGAGGTCGTGACGCGGCTGATGGCCCTGATGCGGCAGGCGCACGCCAACGGCTGCGACCTGATCGTCTATCCCGAGCTCGCGCTGACCACATTCTTTCCGCGCTGGTATTTCGAGGATCAGGCCGAGATCGACAGCTTCTTCGAGCGCGAGATGCCGGGGCCGGAGACGCAGTCCTTGTTCGACCTCGCGCGCGAGCTCGGCATCGGCTTCTGCCTCGGCTTCGCCGAGCTGACGGTCGAAGCCGGCGTTGTCAGTCGCTACAACACCTCCATTCTGGTCGAGAAGAGCGGTGCCACCGTCCTGAAGTACCGCAAGGTCCATCTGCCCGGCCATGCCGAGCACGAGCCGTGGCGCGAATTCCAGCATCTGGAGAAGCGCTATTTCGAGCCCGGCAACGGCTTTGGCGTGACCGAGGCGTTCGGTGGCGTGATGGGGATGGCGATCTGCAACGATCGCCGCTGGAGCGAGACTTATCGCGTGATGGGCCTCCAGGGCGTCGAGATGGTGATGATCGGCTACAACACGCCGATGCACAATCCGCCCGCGCCCGAGCACGACGATCTCTCGTTGTTTCACAATCATCTGGTGATGCAGTCCGGCGCCTATCAGAACGGCACCTTCGTGGTCGGCGTCGCCAAGGCTGGCGTCGAGGAGGGCGTGGATCACATCGGCGGCAGTTGCATCGTCGCGCCATCCGGCGAGATCATCGCGCGATGCACGACCAAGGGCGACGAGATCGCGCTCGCCCGCTGCGACCTCGATCTCTGCAATTCCTACAAGCGCACGACGTTCAATTTCGACGTTCACCGCCAGCCGAAGGCGTATGGGATGATCGTGGAGCGCAAGGGCGTGACGACGATGGCGGACGGCACGCCGGTGCGGAAGGGGTGA
- a CDS encoding tripartite tricarboxylate transporter substrate binding protein has protein sequence MNRTIVALVAAFGVAACGPAWAAWPEDKPIEVVVGFAPGGGTDVMARKLLPFVERALGGKAKFVVLNKPGAGGEIAFASIARAAPDAYAIGVVNVPGYNFLPMTRKTQYTTDDIRLVARVVEDPNVVVVPADSQFNTLPDVIAALRSKPGSVTFGHNGAGTNGHLAIRMLAAAAKVEPNEISYRGTAAQRTDLLGGHLQVGMVSLSEIPELHGNTKGPLRVLAILSKKRFASLSEVPTAEEVGFPVTSTAERGFAVPKAVPDDIVRKLEAGIAEGLRNPEYLSGSPGDEPVIAFLPGAEWQKRLDAMSEALRPYAEDMKANEQK, from the coding sequence ATGAACAGGACAATCGTCGCGCTCGTTGCAGCTTTTGGCGTCGCCGCTTGCGGGCCCGCATGGGCCGCGTGGCCGGAAGACAAGCCCATCGAAGTGGTCGTCGGCTTTGCGCCCGGCGGCGGCACCGATGTCATGGCGCGCAAGCTGCTTCCCTTCGTCGAGCGCGCGCTGGGCGGCAAGGCGAAGTTTGTCGTTCTGAACAAGCCCGGCGCCGGCGGAGAGATCGCGTTTGCGTCGATCGCGCGCGCAGCGCCCGACGCCTATGCGATCGGCGTCGTCAACGTGCCCGGCTACAATTTCCTGCCGATGACCCGCAAGACCCAATACACCACGGACGACATCCGGCTGGTCGCACGAGTCGTCGAAGATCCGAACGTGGTCGTGGTGCCCGCCGACAGCCAATTCAACACTCTGCCGGATGTCATCGCCGCACTGCGCAGCAAGCCGGGTTCGGTGACGTTCGGTCACAACGGTGCCGGCACCAACGGACATCTGGCCATTCGCATGCTCGCGGCGGCCGCGAAGGTCGAGCCCAACGAGATCTCCTACCGGGGAACGGCGGCACAGCGGACCGATCTGCTCGGCGGGCATCTGCAAGTCGGGATGGTCAGTCTCAGCGAGATCCCCGAATTGCATGGCAACACCAAGGGGCCGCTTCGGGTCCTCGCGATCCTGTCGAAGAAGCGCTTTGCATCGCTATCAGAGGTTCCCACAGCAGAGGAAGTCGGCTTTCCGGTCACGTCGACGGCAGAACGCGGCTTCGCGGTCCCGAAGGCCGTGCCGGATGACATCGTCAGGAAGCTCGAAGCCGGGATCGCCGAAGGCCTGCGCAATCCCGAATACCTGTCGGGCTCGCCGGGCGATGAACCGGTGATTGCCTTTCTGCCCGGTGCCGAGTGGCAAAAGCGCCTCGACGCCATGTCCGAGGCTTTGCGTCCCTATGCCGAGGACATGAAAGCCAACGAGCAGAAGTGA